One stretch of Cellulomonas wangsupingiae DNA includes these proteins:
- a CDS encoding 6-phosphofructokinase, which produces MRVGLLTGGGDVPGLNAAIRAVVKRGEGEHGHTIIGFRNGWKGVVDGDVMPLTRRDIRNVLPTGGTLLGTARYHPHASDGGLEAALATLEAERIEALICIGGDGTLNAASKVAEAGVKVVGIPKTIDNDVWGTDAAIGFDTAVSIATEAIDRIHTTAESHNRVMVVEVMGRHAGWIAVTSGIAGGAELVLAPEEPFDIGRIERFLKHRHRAHASFSIVVVAEGAVPAEGTPMHYETQVGKYGEIVAGAIGERLKVEIEQRTGFDTRVTVLGHTQRGGIPTAADRILASRFGVAAIDAVTAGTTNVMTAIRGEEVVLVPLDEVAGRVKFVPENLLTVARALA; this is translated from the coding sequence GTGCGAGTCGGTCTGCTGACCGGGGGCGGCGACGTCCCCGGCCTGAACGCCGCGATCAGGGCGGTCGTCAAGCGGGGGGAGGGCGAGCACGGCCACACCATCATCGGCTTCCGCAACGGGTGGAAGGGCGTCGTCGACGGCGACGTCATGCCGCTCACCCGCCGGGACATCCGCAACGTCCTGCCGACGGGCGGCACGCTGCTGGGCACGGCCCGGTACCACCCCCACGCCTCGGACGGCGGCCTGGAGGCGGCCCTCGCGACGTTGGAGGCGGAGCGCATCGAGGCGCTCATCTGCATCGGCGGCGACGGCACGCTGAACGCCGCGAGCAAGGTCGCCGAGGCCGGCGTGAAGGTCGTCGGGATCCCCAAGACGATCGACAACGACGTGTGGGGCACCGACGCCGCCATCGGGTTCGACACCGCCGTCAGCATCGCCACGGAGGCCATCGACCGGATCCACACGACGGCCGAGTCCCACAACCGCGTGATGGTCGTGGAGGTGATGGGACGGCACGCCGGCTGGATCGCGGTGACGTCGGGGATCGCCGGCGGTGCCGAGCTGGTGCTCGCCCCCGAGGAGCCGTTCGACATCGGCCGGATCGAGCGCTTCCTCAAGCACCGGCACCGCGCGCACGCGAGCTTCTCGATCGTCGTCGTCGCCGAGGGCGCCGTCCCGGCCGAGGGCACGCCGATGCACTACGAGACGCAGGTCGGCAAGTACGGCGAGATCGTCGCCGGCGCCATCGGCGAGCGGCTCAAGGTCGAGATCGAGCAGCGCACCGGGTTCGACACGCGCGTGACGGTGCTCGGGCACACGCAGCGCGGCGGCATCCCGACGGCGGCCGACCGGATCCTGGCGTCCCGCTTCGGCGTCGCGGCCATCGACGCGGTCACGGCCGGGACGACGAACGTGATGACCGCGATCCGCGGCGAGGAGGTCGTGCTGGTCCCGCTGGACGAGGTCGCCGGCAGGGTCAAGTTCGTCCCGGAGAACCTGCTGACGGTGGCGCGCGCTCTCGCGTGA
- a CDS encoding dipeptide ABC transporter ATP-binding protein yields the protein MSVSDALRTPTGEATGEPLLSIRDLEVTFRTETGSATAVRGASFDVHAGQTVAVVGESGSGKSTTAAAVIGLLATNGSVTGGQILFEGEDLVALGPDAMHRLRGSRIGMVPQDPMSNLNPVRRVGAQVDETLADNGVVRGRGVRERTVELLAEAGLPDAQRRAQQYPHEFSGGMRQRALIAMGLAARPRLLIADEPTSALDVTVQRTILDGLTDLTDSLGVAVLLITHDLGLAAERADRVVVMYRGEVVEQGDARTILTDPQHEYTRRLLAAAPSLASRRIELARHGADVDAAPVGEDLLAPSGHAPRDDDRAAAPLVEVDHVSKVFRLRGRGLLGRSTDFTAVDDVSFDVPRGRTLAVVGESGSGKSTVARMMLGLLPPTSGTIRFDGADVVQSDRAGEVAFRRRVQPIFQDPYASLDPLFTVYRTIEEPLRAHGLGDRAQRNARVRELMEQVALPAGLLRRYPSELSGGQRQRVAIARALALEPELVVCDEAVSALDVIVQSQILRLLADLQERLGLTYLFISHDLAVVRQIADEVCVMQAGRIVERGTVDEVFDAPRTEYTRVLLDAIPGRDLELVGER from the coding sequence ATGAGCGTGTCGGACGCACTGCGGACACCCACCGGCGAGGCCACGGGCGAGCCGCTGCTGAGCATCCGTGACCTCGAGGTCACGTTCCGCACCGAGACCGGTAGCGCGACCGCCGTGCGCGGTGCGTCGTTCGACGTGCACGCCGGTCAGACCGTGGCGGTCGTCGGTGAGTCGGGCTCGGGCAAGTCGACGACCGCGGCCGCCGTGATCGGCCTGCTCGCGACGAACGGGTCCGTGACCGGCGGGCAGATCCTCTTCGAGGGCGAGGACCTCGTCGCTCTCGGGCCGGACGCGATGCACCGCCTGCGCGGGTCCCGCATCGGCATGGTCCCGCAGGACCCGATGTCGAACCTCAACCCCGTGCGCCGGGTGGGGGCGCAGGTCGACGAGACGCTCGCGGACAACGGGGTGGTGCGCGGACGCGGGGTGCGGGAGCGCACCGTGGAGCTCCTCGCGGAGGCCGGCCTGCCCGACGCGCAGCGGCGCGCCCAGCAGTACCCGCACGAGTTCTCCGGCGGGATGCGCCAGCGCGCGCTCATCGCGATGGGGCTCGCGGCGCGTCCCCGGCTGCTCATCGCCGACGAGCCGACGTCCGCGCTGGACGTGACCGTGCAGCGCACGATCCTCGACGGGCTCACGGACCTGACCGACAGCCTCGGCGTGGCCGTGCTGCTGATCACGCACGACCTCGGCCTCGCCGCCGAGCGCGCCGACCGGGTCGTGGTCATGTACCGGGGCGAGGTGGTCGAGCAGGGCGACGCCCGCACGATCCTCACGGACCCGCAGCACGAGTACACGCGCCGGCTGCTGGCGGCCGCGCCGTCGCTCGCGTCGCGCCGCATCGAGCTGGCCCGGCACGGCGCCGACGTCGACGCCGCGCCGGTGGGCGAGGACCTGCTCGCGCCGTCCGGCCACGCGCCACGGGACGACGACCGCGCGGCGGCTCCGCTGGTCGAGGTCGACCACGTGTCGAAGGTCTTCCGCCTGCGCGGGCGCGGCCTGCTGGGGCGCTCGACGGACTTCACCGCGGTCGACGACGTGAGCTTCGACGTGCCGCGCGGGCGCACCCTGGCGGTCGTGGGGGAGTCGGGGTCGGGCAAGTCGACCGTCGCCCGCATGATGCTGGGCCTGCTGCCGCCCACGTCGGGGACGATCCGGTTCGACGGCGCCGACGTCGTGCAGTCGGACCGTGCCGGGGAGGTGGCGTTCCGGCGGCGCGTCCAGCCGATCTTCCAGGACCCGTACGCCTCGCTCGACCCGCTGTTCACCGTGTACCGGACCATCGAGGAGCCGCTGCGCGCCCACGGCCTCGGCGACCGCGCGCAGCGCAACGCCCGGGTCCGTGAGCTCATGGAGCAGGTCGCGCTGCCCGCCGGGCTGCTGCGGCGTTACCCGTCGGAGCTGTCGGGCGGTCAGCGGCAGCGGGTGGCGATCGCCCGGGCCCTGGCGCTCGAGCCGGAGCTCGTCGTCTGCGACGAGGCGGTCTCGGCGCTGGACGTCATCGTGCAGTCCCAGATCCTGCGGCTCCTCGCCGACCTGCAGGAGCGGCTCGGCCTGACCTACCTGTTCATCAGCCACGACCTCGCGGTGGTGCGGCAGATCGCCGACGAGGTGTGCGTCATGCAGGCCGGCCGGATCGTGGAGCGCGGCACGGTCGACGAGGTGTTCGACGCACCCCGCACCGAGTACACGCGTGTGCTCCTGGACGCCATCCCCGGGCGCGACCTGGAGCTCGTGGGCGAGCGCTGA
- a CDS encoding ABC transporter permease, translated as MSAPEVYEVPQAPLDPGEALAEDRRAGEALWRVAARRLARNPAAILGIVIVVAFVLVALFAPVLAAYDPGELPGRADVRPTSIPGPSPDHPLGVDRYGADVLSQLIWGARASLLIGVLSTLLGLAGGMAVGLVAGAFGGWVDSAAMRLVDLMLAVPSLLLAVSIAAVAGQTPSSVVIAIGVVQVPVFARLLRGSMLAQKGQDYVLAARSLGLSRRTVTMSHVLPNSVSPVIVQATLLLATAVIEAAALSFLGLGGGSPTTAEWGRMLVAAQNELEIAPRLALWPGICISVTALGFTLFGEALREALDPRSRRR; from the coding sequence ATGAGCGCACCCGAGGTGTACGAGGTCCCGCAGGCCCCGCTCGACCCCGGCGAGGCGCTCGCCGAGGACCGGCGCGCGGGCGAGGCGTTGTGGCGCGTGGCGGCGCGCCGCCTCGCGCGCAACCCCGCCGCGATCCTCGGGATCGTGATCGTCGTGGCGTTCGTCCTCGTGGCGCTGTTCGCCCCGGTGCTGGCGGCGTACGACCCGGGTGAGCTCCCCGGCCGCGCCGACGTCCGGCCCACGTCCATCCCCGGCCCCTCGCCCGACCACCCGCTGGGCGTGGACCGCTACGGCGCCGACGTGCTCTCCCAGCTCATCTGGGGCGCGCGTGCGTCCCTGCTGATCGGCGTGCTGTCGACGCTGCTCGGCCTGGCCGGCGGCATGGCCGTCGGGCTGGTCGCCGGTGCGTTCGGCGGCTGGGTCGACTCGGCCGCGATGCGACTGGTCGACCTCATGCTGGCCGTGCCCAGCCTGCTGCTCGCGGTGTCGATCGCCGCGGTGGCGGGCCAGACGCCCTCCTCGGTGGTCATCGCCATCGGCGTCGTGCAGGTCCCGGTGTTCGCCCGTCTGCTGCGCGGCTCGATGCTCGCGCAGAAGGGGCAGGACTACGTCCTCGCCGCGCGCTCGCTGGGTCTGTCGCGGCGGACGGTGACCATGAGCCACGTCCTGCCCAACAGCGTGTCGCCCGTCATCGTGCAGGCCACGCTGCTGCTCGCGACCGCCGTGATCGAGGCGGCGGCCCTGTCGTTCCTCGGGCTCGGCGGCGGGTCGCCCACCACGGCCGAGTGGGGCCGCATGCTCGTCGCAGCGCAGAACGAGCTGGAGATCGCGCCGCGTCTCGCGCTGTGGCCGGGCATCTGCATCTCGGTGACGGCTCTCGGCTTCACCCTGTTCGGGGAGGCGCTGCGCGAGGCGCTCGACCCGCGATCGAGGAGGCGATGA
- a CDS encoding ABC transporter permease — translation MTRLILRRLALLVPTLLGLSVLLFLWVRALPGGPATALLGERATPEAVERINALYGFDRPLPQQYVTWLGQLLQGNFGVSTRTGRPVGDEFWARFPATVELSLVALLIAVCVGVPLGYLAARRQGRLVDHAAVVTSLLGVTIPVFFLAFLLKWLFAVQLGWFPSSGRQDPAMIATHPTGFYVLDGLLTREWDASWDALVHLVLPALALGTIPLAIIARITRASVIDVQHADYVRTARAKGLSAPHVRSRVLLHNAMLPVSTTIGLQVGLLLSGAVLTETVFAFPGVGKFLADAVFNLDYAVLQGFILLIAVVYALVNLAVDVSYGLIDPRMRTR, via the coding sequence ATGACCCGACTGATCCTGCGGCGCCTCGCGCTGCTCGTCCCCACCCTGCTCGGGTTGTCGGTCCTGCTGTTCTTGTGGGTGCGCGCTCTCCCGGGAGGGCCGGCGACGGCTCTCCTGGGGGAGCGCGCCACCCCGGAGGCCGTGGAGCGGATCAACGCGCTCTACGGCTTCGACCGGCCGCTGCCCCAGCAGTACGTCACGTGGCTCGGCCAGCTCCTCCAGGGCAACTTCGGCGTCTCCACGCGCACCGGGCGCCCGGTCGGCGACGAGTTCTGGGCGCGGTTCCCCGCGACGGTCGAGCTCTCGCTCGTCGCGCTGCTGATCGCGGTGTGCGTCGGCGTCCCGCTGGGGTACCTGGCCGCGCGCCGGCAGGGTCGGCTCGTCGACCACGCCGCGGTCGTCACGTCGCTGCTCGGCGTGACGATCCCGGTCTTCTTCCTGGCGTTCCTGCTGAAGTGGCTGTTCGCGGTCCAGCTGGGCTGGTTCCCGTCGTCGGGACGCCAGGACCCGGCGATGATCGCCACCCACCCCACGGGGTTCTACGTGCTCGACGGCCTGCTGACCCGCGAGTGGGACGCCAGCTGGGACGCCCTGGTGCACCTGGTCCTGCCCGCACTGGCGCTCGGCACGATCCCGCTGGCGATCATCGCCCGCATCACGCGTGCGTCCGTCATCGACGTGCAGCACGCCGACTACGTGCGCACCGCCCGCGCCAAGGGGCTGTCCGCCCCGCACGTGCGCAGCCGCGTGCTCCTGCACAACGCGATGCTGCCCGTCTCCACGACCATCGGCCTGCAGGTGGGCCTGCTGCTCTCGGGGGCGGTGCTCACCGAGACGGTGTTCGCGTTCCCGGGCGTCGGCAAGTTCCTCGCCGACGCCGTGTTCAACCTCGACTACGCCGTCCTGCAGGGGTTCATCCTGCTCATCGCGGTGGTGTACGCCCTGGTGAACCTGGCGGTGGACGTGTCGTACGGCCTGATCGACCCGAGGATGAGGACGCGATGA
- a CDS encoding ABC transporter substrate-binding protein — MRTRWQIVAGVVVAGLALTGCAASERDPEGSGSDGATGGGRDTFIFAASGDPASMDPAFASDGESFRVARQIFEGLVGVEPGTADPAPLLAESWDVSDDGLEYTFHLKEDVTFQDGTEFDGEAVCFNFERWNNFTGVLQSESLSYYWQKVNGGFATSDVASLNGTGKYESCEAPDASTAVIHLRSPLPELVSALSLPSFSMQSPTALQEYDADAVTGDGEAPVLPEYATGHPTGTGPYQFESWSPGEEVVLTAYDGYWGDQGQVKRIVFPIISDATARRQALQAGDIDGYDLVGPADVVALEEAGFQIVNRDPFNVLYLGMNQANPDLADLKVRQAIAHAIDKDALVAQTLPEGTEVATNFVPPAVVGWNEDVATYEYDPAKAKALLAEAGKSGLTIDFNYPTNVSRPYMPTPEQVFTAIEADLEAVGITVNPVPDPWNPEYLDKIQGGQEHGLHLLGWTGDYNDTYNFIGVFFGGPSNEWGFDNAELFTAINEARYVADVDAQREAYEVANAAILEFLPGIPLAHPVPSLAFKADVHGYPASPVQDEVYNVITLGD, encoded by the coding sequence GTGAGGACCAGATGGCAGATCGTCGCAGGCGTGGTGGTGGCAGGGCTCGCCCTGACCGGCTGCGCAGCGAGCGAGCGCGACCCCGAGGGGTCCGGATCGGACGGCGCGACCGGAGGTGGACGCGACACGTTCATCTTCGCGGCGTCGGGCGACCCCGCGTCGATGGACCCGGCGTTCGCGAGCGACGGCGAGTCGTTCCGCGTGGCCCGGCAGATCTTCGAAGGGCTCGTCGGGGTCGAGCCCGGCACCGCGGACCCGGCACCGCTCCTCGCCGAGTCGTGGGACGTCAGCGACGACGGGCTGGAGTACACGTTCCACCTCAAGGAGGACGTGACGTTCCAGGACGGCACCGAGTTCGACGGCGAGGCCGTGTGCTTCAACTTCGAGCGCTGGAACAACTTCACCGGCGTCCTGCAGTCCGAGTCGCTGTCCTACTACTGGCAGAAGGTCAACGGTGGGTTCGCCACGAGCGACGTCGCGAGCCTGAACGGGACCGGCAAGTACGAGTCGTGCGAGGCCCCGGACGCGTCGACCGCCGTCATCCACCTGCGCAGCCCGCTCCCCGAGCTCGTGTCGGCGCTGTCGCTCCCGTCGTTCTCGATGCAGTCGCCGACGGCGCTGCAGGAGTACGACGCCGACGCCGTCACCGGCGACGGCGAGGCGCCCGTGCTGCCCGAGTACGCGACGGGGCACCCCACCGGGACGGGCCCGTACCAGTTCGAGTCCTGGAGCCCGGGGGAGGAGGTCGTGCTCACGGCCTACGACGGGTACTGGGGTGACCAGGGCCAGGTCAAGCGGATCGTCTTCCCGATCATCTCGGACGCGACCGCCCGGCGGCAGGCGCTGCAGGCCGGCGACATCGACGGCTACGACCTGGTGGGCCCCGCGGACGTCGTCGCCCTCGAGGAGGCCGGGTTCCAGATCGTCAACCGCGACCCGTTCAACGTGCTGTACCTCGGCATGAACCAGGCGAACCCCGACCTGGCCGACCTCAAGGTCCGCCAGGCCATCGCGCACGCGATCGACAAGGACGCGCTGGTCGCGCAGACGCTGCCCGAGGGCACCGAGGTCGCGACCAACTTCGTCCCGCCGGCGGTCGTCGGCTGGAACGAGGACGTCGCGACCTACGAGTACGACCCTGCCAAGGCGAAGGCGCTGCTGGCCGAGGCGGGGAAGTCCGGTCTGACGATCGACTTCAACTACCCGACGAACGTGTCGCGGCCGTACATGCCGACGCCCGAGCAGGTGTTCACGGCCATCGAGGCGGACCTCGAGGCCGTGGGCATCACGGTCAACCCGGTGCCGGACCCGTGGAACCCCGAGTACCTCGACAAGATCCAGGGCGGCCAGGAGCACGGCCTGCACCTGCTGGGGTGGACGGGCGACTACAACGACACCTACAACTTCATCGGCGTGTTCTTCGGGGGCCCGTCGAACGAGTGGGGCTTCGACAACGCCGAGCTGTTCACGGCGATCAACGAGGCGCGGTACGTCGCCGACGTCGACGCCCAGCGTGAGGCGTACGAGGTGGCGAACGCGGCGATCCTCGAGTTCCTGCCCGGGATCCCGCTCGCGCACCCGGTGCCGTCGCTCGCGTTCAAGGCCGACGTCCACGGCTACCCGGCCTCGCCGGTGCAGGACGAGGTCTACAACGTGATCACCCTGGGCGACTGA
- a CDS encoding class I SAM-dependent methyltransferase — MQDEPLDDALADAGYHHVPDDQGGRAARRWWDANAHEYLDEHGDFLGPADLLWCPEGLRESQAHLLGDVRGARVLEVGAGAAQGTRWLRTAAGAHGIATDVSAGMLAAAARLDAATGTRTPLVQADARALPFADGAFDVVFTAFGALPFVPDAHRVHAEVARVLRPGGRWVFSVTHPLRWAFPDDPGTGGLTATRSYFDRRPYVETAADGRVLYAEYHRTLADHVADVVGAGLVLDGLVEPEWPAGHERVWGGWGPVRGARLPGTLVVRAHRPPA; from the coding sequence ATGCAGGACGAACCGCTGGACGACGCGCTGGCCGATGCCGGGTACCACCACGTCCCCGACGATCAGGGCGGGAGAGCGGCCCGACGGTGGTGGGACGCCAACGCGCACGAGTACCTGGACGAGCACGGCGACTTCCTCGGCCCCGCCGACCTGCTGTGGTGCCCCGAGGGCCTGCGGGAGTCGCAGGCGCACCTGCTCGGGGACGTGCGCGGTGCGCGCGTGCTCGAGGTCGGCGCCGGCGCCGCCCAGGGCACCCGGTGGCTGCGGACCGCGGCCGGTGCGCACGGCATCGCGACGGACGTCTCCGCCGGCATGCTCGCCGCAGCCGCCCGGCTGGACGCCGCGACCGGCACCCGCACGCCGCTCGTGCAGGCGGACGCGCGCGCGCTGCCCTTCGCCGACGGTGCGTTCGACGTCGTCTTCACGGCGTTCGGGGCCCTCCCGTTCGTGCCGGACGCGCACCGCGTGCACGCCGAGGTCGCCCGCGTGCTGCGTCCCGGCGGGCGGTGGGTGTTCTCCGTGACCCACCCGTTGCGGTGGGCCTTCCCGGACGACCCGGGAACGGGCGGACTCACCGCGACGCGCTCCTACTTCGACCGCCGCCCCTACGTCGAGACGGCCGCCGACGGCCGTGTGCTCTACGCCGAGTACCACCGCACGCTCGCCGACCACGTGGCCGACGTGGTCGGGGCAGGGCTCGTGCTCGACGGTCTGGTGGAGCCCGAGTGGCCGGCCGGGCACGAGCGCGTGTGGGGGGGCTGGGGGCCGGTGCGCGGCGCCCGGTTGCCCGGGACGCTGGTGGTGCGCGCACACCGACCCCCTGCCTAG
- a CDS encoding solute symporter family protein, with protein sequence MTRHDALVHAVAAPAEQIGEPVVNIAIFGAFVLVTLIIVFRASRNNKSAADYYAAGRSFTGPQNGTAIAGDYLSAASFLGICGAIAIYGYDGFLYSIGFLVAWLVALLLVAELLRNTGRFTMADVLSFRLRQRPVRMAAAISTLAVVFFYLLAQMAGAGGLVALLLGIDSAAAQGLVIAVVGALMILYVLVGGMKGTTWVQIIKAVLLIAGAGVMTFWVLSKYGFNLSELLQGAVDTAGEGGETLIEPGRQYGASALTQLNFLSLALALVLGTAGLPHVLMRFYTVPSAKEARRSVVWAIWLIGIFYLFTLVLGYGAGALVGPERIMTAPGKANSAAPLLAYELGGVLLLGIISAVAFATILAVVAGLTITAAASFAHDIYASVIKRGEVAPDGEVRVARITVVAIGGLAILGGIFANGQNVAFLVALAFAVAASANLPTIIYSLFWKRFNTAGALWSMYGGLVSCVLLIAFSPVVSGKVDPVTGDSLSMIRDTSVDFAIFPLENPGIISIPLAFLLGIVGTLLSKEQPHPEKFAEMEVRSLTGAGAEKATSH encoded by the coding sequence ATGACCCGCCACGACGCCCTCGTGCACGCCGTCGCCGCCCCCGCGGAGCAGATCGGCGAGCCCGTCGTCAACATCGCGATCTTCGGCGCGTTCGTCCTGGTGACGTTGATCATCGTGTTCCGTGCGTCGCGCAACAACAAGAGCGCCGCCGACTACTACGCGGCCGGGCGGTCGTTCACCGGCCCGCAGAACGGCACCGCCATCGCGGGCGACTACCTGTCCGCGGCGTCGTTCCTGGGCATCTGCGGTGCGATCGCGATCTACGGGTACGACGGGTTCCTGTACTCCATCGGGTTCCTCGTCGCATGGCTCGTCGCGCTCCTGCTGGTCGCGGAGCTGCTGCGCAACACCGGCCGCTTCACGATGGCCGACGTGCTGTCGTTCCGTCTCCGGCAGCGTCCGGTGCGCATGGCGGCCGCCATCTCCACCCTCGCCGTCGTGTTCTTCTACCTGCTGGCGCAGATGGCCGGCGCCGGCGGCCTGGTGGCGCTGCTCCTGGGCATCGACAGCGCCGCGGCGCAGGGCCTCGTCATCGCGGTGGTCGGCGCGCTGATGATCCTGTACGTCCTGGTCGGCGGCATGAAGGGCACCACGTGGGTCCAGATCATCAAGGCGGTCCTGCTCATCGCGGGTGCCGGCGTGATGACGTTCTGGGTGCTGTCGAAGTACGGGTTCAACCTCTCGGAGCTGCTGCAGGGAGCCGTCGACACCGCCGGTGAGGGCGGCGAGACGCTCATCGAGCCCGGACGCCAGTACGGGGCGTCCGCGCTGACGCAGCTGAACTTCCTGTCGCTGGCGCTGGCGCTGGTGCTCGGGACCGCAGGGCTGCCGCACGTGCTCATGCGCTTCTACACGGTGCCCTCGGCCAAGGAGGCGCGCCGGTCCGTCGTGTGGGCGATCTGGCTGATCGGGATCTTCTACCTGTTCACGCTCGTGCTCGGCTACGGTGCCGGGGCGCTCGTCGGGCCGGAGCGGATCATGACCGCGCCGGGCAAGGCGAACTCCGCCGCCCCGCTGCTCGCGTACGAGCTGGGCGGGGTGCTGCTCCTGGGCATCATCTCGGCCGTCGCGTTCGCGACGATCCTCGCGGTCGTGGCCGGTCTGACCATCACGGCGGCCGCGTCCTTCGCCCACGACATCTACGCGTCGGTCATCAAGCGCGGCGAGGTCGCGCCCGACGGGGAGGTGCGCGTCGCGCGGATCACGGTCGTCGCCATCGGCGGGCTGGCCATCCTCGGCGGCATCTTCGCCAACGGGCAGAACGTGGCCTTCCTCGTCGCGCTGGCGTTCGCCGTCGCCGCGTCGGCCAACCTGCCCACGATCATCTACTCGCTGTTCTGGAAGCGGTTCAACACGGCGGGTGCGCTGTGGAGCATGTACGGCGGCCTCGTGTCGTGCGTGCTGCTCATCGCCTTCTCGCCCGTGGTGTCCGGCAAGGTGGACCCGGTGACGGGGGACAGCCTGTCGATGATCCGTGACACGTCGGTGGACTTCGCGATCTTCCCCCTCGAGAACCCGGGCATCATCTCGATCCCGCTCGCGTTCCTCCTCGGGATCGTCGGGACGCTGCTGTCGAAGGAGCAGCCGCACCCGGAGAAGTTCGCCGAGATGGAGGTCCGCTCGCTCACCGGCGCCGGGGCCGAGAAGGCCACGTCCCACTGA
- a CDS encoding DUF485 domain-containing protein has protein sequence MSESHPETDYQRVQRSPEFQDLRRRFRNFVFPMTALFLAWYFLYVLLANYAHDFMSQKVAGNITVGLLFGLGQFVSTFVITMTYARWANQKQDAVAEELRDQIESGSLTAGDAGVRPGEGSHA, from the coding sequence GTGTCCGAGAGCCATCCAGAGACCGACTACCAGCGCGTCCAACGCTCCCCGGAGTTCCAGGACCTGCGGCGCAGGTTCCGCAACTTCGTGTTCCCCATGACTGCGCTCTTCCTCGCGTGGTACTTCCTGTACGTCCTGCTCGCGAACTACGCGCACGACTTCATGAGCCAGAAGGTCGCCGGCAACATCACGGTCGGCCTGCTGTTCGGGCTGGGGCAGTTCGTCTCGACGTTCGTCATCACGATGACCTACGCACGGTGGGCGAACCAGAAGCAGGACGCCGTGGCCGAGGAGCTCCGGGACCAGATCGAGTCGGGCTCGCTGACGGCCGGCGACGCCGGTGTCCGCCCCGGTGAGGGGAGCCACGCATGA